A genome region from Deltaproteobacteria bacterium includes the following:
- a CDS encoding glycosyltransferase, translated as MTVDQSIGDYWSDDTLERRRTMDLHLSRVLSRAKMGDIDVIHTHDAQAVEFIYDGVFAMHLPIVMTLHVPAKESRLQGTYQRWCNPLSSRPVYCVPISEYQKGQYNGLVKTEDVVYHGIEVEEYPLKAEPDRGSYLFTIGRVTADKGQDKAIEIAKKTCSKLVIAGCIQNKAADREFFAGLKNSIDLLVEVGKYPVDNDYYNNVIGPLLDCDKQIIYIGEINSEHKKKWYRHARATLFPIQWDEPFGLVLIESMACGTPAIAFNRGAVPEIMVDGKTGFIVDCMSDMAGAVDRIDHIDPDECRRHVENRFSTKVMACGYSRLYQEIAGGHRVSDRYRSFSIGDLSRPLHGRVQARRKPCPKTFP; from the coding sequence GTGACCGTCGATCAAAGCATCGGCGACTACTGGAGCGATGACACTCTGGAACGGCGTAGAACCATGGATTTGCACCTTTCAAGGGTATTGAGCAGGGCGAAGATGGGTGACATCGACGTCATACACACCCATGATGCACAAGCGGTTGAGTTCATCTATGATGGTGTATTCGCTATGCATTTACCGATTGTGATGACTCTTCACGTACCGGCAAAAGAAAGCCGGCTGCAGGGGACTTACCAACGCTGGTGCAATCCCCTGTCATCTCGGCCGGTATATTGCGTTCCGATAAGCGAGTATCAAAAAGGCCAGTACAACGGACTGGTGAAGACAGAGGATGTCGTCTATCATGGAATTGAGGTTGAAGAGTACCCTCTGAAGGCTGAGCCTGACAGAGGAAGCTATCTGTTCACAATCGGCAGGGTCACCGCCGACAAGGGCCAGGACAAGGCCATAGAAATTGCAAAGAAAACCTGTTCCAAGCTTGTCATTGCCGGTTGTATCCAGAATAAAGCCGCAGACAGGGAGTTCTTCGCCGGCTTGAAGAACTCCATAGACCTGTTGGTTGAAGTCGGCAAATATCCGGTCGATAATGACTACTACAACAATGTAATAGGTCCGCTGTTGGACTGCGATAAGCAGATTATCTACATCGGAGAAATCAACAGCGAGCACAAAAAGAAATGGTACCGCCATGCACGGGCCACCTTGTTCCCTATACAGTGGGATGAGCCGTTTGGACTTGTTCTGATCGAGTCGATGGCATGCGGCACGCCGGCCATTGCATTCAATAGAGGCGCCGTCCCGGAAATAATGGTGGATGGGAAGACAGGGTTCATAGTGGATTGCATGAGTGACATGGCCGGGGCGGTTGACAGGATCGACCATATCGATCCCGACGAGTGCCGGAGACACGTGGAGAATCGTTTCTCCACGAAGGTCATGGCCTGTGGGTATTCAAGGTTGTATCAAGAGATAGCCGGCGGCCATAGGGTATCGGACAGGTACAGGAGCTTTTCGATCGGCGATCTCTCGAGACCTCTCCACGGTCGGGTACAGGCACGTCGGAAACCATGCCCAAAGACATTCCCGTAA
- a CDS encoding DUF362 domain-containing protein — MGGTRQSTVSVVKVESAVYDEIDFKAVLEKSLTNLEENDIEIPKDGLAFVKPNVVMGASARSSVTTEPTLISSLIGLLMERGVRRVYVGDSPASYLKSDETFRESGMLDAITQAGGEFVDIDDPSERVSIPLPGSDLLESISVPRKALDSDHIINFGKLKTHKIDGLTCCVKNWVGLIPQDLRLQYHQSRLAKLVSELHKALPETLCLADAVIVGEGDGPDLSLPKYLGLVLASNDPVGLDSIAAELLGINRNDLGFAWTAHLDGVGEIERNRIRVIGPDISEVQIRVEKPVRVLYNRFPCNVVLGGLCDGCFTWFLGPAVAWERDGTWDRIRKNVGRPTFMLGFNAVDINFEKHLQEGPYFVIGDCTPVKYQNHPKTIFIRGCCPGPAIPETILSACKAD; from the coding sequence ATGGGGGGAACAAGACAATCCACTGTTTCGGTTGTAAAGGTCGAATCAGCCGTCTATGATGAAATCGATTTCAAGGCGGTACTTGAAAAATCCCTCACGAATCTGGAAGAGAACGACATCGAGATACCCAAAGATGGTCTAGCTTTCGTCAAACCCAATGTTGTTATGGGGGCGTCGGCACGATCGAGTGTTACCACGGAACCCACGCTCATATCGAGTCTGATCGGCCTTCTGATGGAGAGAGGCGTAAGGAGGGTATATGTCGGAGATTCACCTGCAAGCTATCTGAAATCCGATGAAACCTTCAGGGAATCCGGGATGTTGGACGCGATCACACAGGCCGGAGGCGAATTCGTAGATATCGATGATCCATCGGAGAGAGTAAGCATTCCATTGCCGGGAAGTGACCTGCTTGAAAGCATCTCCGTTCCGCGGAAAGCCCTCGACTCGGACCATATCATAAATTTCGGAAAGTTGAAGACACACAAGATAGACGGTTTGACCTGTTGCGTAAAGAACTGGGTCGGGTTGATCCCGCAGGATCTCCGACTGCAGTACCACCAGTCGAGATTGGCCAAGCTCGTCTCCGAGCTTCACAAAGCCCTGCCCGAAACCCTGTGCCTCGCCGATGCCGTCATCGTCGGAGAGGGAGACGGCCCTGATTTGTCCCTTCCGAAATATCTGGGGTTGGTCCTCGCCTCAAACGATCCTGTCGGCCTCGATTCCATTGCCGCGGAACTGCTCGGCATCAACAGGAATGATCTCGGTTTTGCCTGGACCGCTCATCTCGACGGAGTAGGTGAGATAGAGAGGAACAGAATCAGGGTCATCGGTCCGGACATTTCTGAAGTGCAGATTCGCGTTGAAAAACCGGTGAGGGTTCTGTACAACAGATTCCCCTGCAATGTGGTCTTGGGTGGCCTGTGCGACGGCTGCTTCACCTGGTTTCTAGGGCCGGCAGTGGCATGGGAGAGGGACGGGACCTGGGACAGAATAAGGAAGAACGTCGGCAGGCCGACCTTTATGCTTGGTTTCAACGCCGTCGATATCAACTTCGAGAAGCATTTACAGGAAGGGCCCTATTTCGTCATCGGCGACTGTACTCCGGTTAAATATCAAAACCATCCAAAGACCATCTTCATTAGGGGTTGTTGTCCCGGACCGGCAATCCCTGAAACCATCTTGAGCGCCTGCAAGGCCGATTAG
- a CDS encoding cyclase family protein translates to MFIELSYEIGPDIPVYPGSPRDEFIPVSRMKEGDVCNATVLKHYLHNGTHVDAPFHFGRDSRTIDQISIDDFVYYQPLVIGKRLHRSELVEPADLLSYGDSLYSADILLIFTGFSQFRNDTAVFADDFPAISRESAELIRKSLLNVKAVAIDTLSIESPTLGPESDFEVHRTLLDERLYDTRPLLVYEDVNIARVVDKKIRMICAFPLRLKGLDASPVSMVAEI, encoded by the coding sequence ATGTTTATCGAACTCTCCTATGAGATCGGCCCGGACATACCGGTCTACCCCGGTTCTCCTCGTGACGAATTCATTCCTGTGTCCAGAATGAAGGAAGGCGACGTCTGCAATGCCACGGTCCTTAAGCATTACCTCCATAACGGGACGCATGTTGATGCTCCTTTTCATTTCGGCCGTGACAGCCGGACGATCGACCAGATTTCAATCGATGATTTCGTCTATTATCAACCGTTGGTTATCGGGAAGCGACTGCACAGATCGGAGTTGGTTGAACCGGCCGATCTCCTGTCATACGGTGATTCTCTCTACTCGGCGGACATTCTTCTGATTTTTACCGGTTTTTCGCAGTTCCGGAATGATACCGCCGTCTTTGCCGACGATTTTCCGGCCATATCCCGTGAATCGGCAGAACTCATCCGTAAGAGTCTCCTAAACGTGAAGGCCGTTGCAATCGATACCCTGAGCATAGAAAGCCCTACTCTCGGCCCGGAGTCTGATTTTGAGGTCCATAGAACCCTGTTGGACGAAAGACTATACGATACCAGGCCGTTGCTCGTCTATGAGGATGTGAATATTGCAAGAGTCGTCGACAAGAAGATCAGGATGATATGTGCTTTTCCTTTGAGGCTGAAGGGGCTTGACGCCTCTCCAGTCAGCATGGTCGCCGAAATATGA